Proteins encoded by one window of Paenibacillus urinalis:
- a CDS encoding LCP family protein, with amino-acid sequence MRSRSRNRHRRKRRGRGLLITLLTLVVVVAVAYPFRQQIAIAAFDLFLSGTVKNQLEKSYKPSGSASAEPVVYQDEPFSVLLLGTDARPYEKTRGRSDTVIYAVVRPQESRVLLVSIPRDTYVEIVGHDADEDGMNDYDKLTHAFAFGEEEMAINTVEKFLGYEVNNYATVNFMAIQQVVDAIGGVELPITEDIVNKNPNHVQFTIEGGKPIYSGEEALYYIRYREDSDFKRAERQQIFLNAVANRMLNVNQISQIPELFDIMGENFQTDLHPTSIINLAKQVLTQGNPEILSFTMMGEGVRKDDGIFYTEVDEKYYEYSKEMIANWLDPNTTEETLLKPEDFNKEDETESDVTESNETVSSQSQ; translated from the coding sequence ATGAGATCTAGAAGCAGAAACAGGCATCGTAGAAAGAGGAGAGGAAGAGGCTTACTCATCACCCTCCTGACTCTTGTCGTTGTAGTCGCGGTCGCTTATCCGTTCCGTCAACAGATTGCTATAGCCGCATTTGATCTATTCTTATCAGGCACGGTCAAGAACCAGCTTGAAAAATCATATAAACCATCTGGGAGTGCCAGCGCAGAGCCTGTTGTATATCAGGATGAGCCCTTCTCTGTACTCCTGTTAGGTACGGATGCAAGACCGTATGAGAAGACCCGCGGACGTTCAGACACCGTCATTTACGCTGTAGTCCGTCCTCAGGAATCCCGGGTACTGCTCGTCTCTATTCCACGCGACACTTATGTGGAGATTGTAGGACATGATGCAGATGAGGACGGCATGAATGATTACGATAAGCTGACGCATGCTTTTGCCTTTGGCGAAGAGGAGATGGCGATCAACACGGTTGAGAAATTCCTCGGGTATGAGGTGAATAATTACGCAACGGTCAACTTTATGGCTATTCAACAGGTTGTTGATGCTATCGGCGGCGTAGAGCTTCCGATCACGGAAGATATCGTTAATAAAAATCCGAATCATGTGCAATTTACTATCGAAGGCGGTAAACCAATATACAGTGGCGAAGAGGCATTATACTATATCCGTTACCGCGAAGATAGTGATTTTAAACGTGCAGAAAGACAGCAGATTTTCTTGAATGCGGTAGCGAACCGCATGTTGAATGTGAATCAGATTTCCCAAATTCCAGAGCTGTTTGATATTATGGGAGAGAATTTCCAGACGGATCTGCATCCAACATCTATAATTAACCTTGCCAAGCAGGTTCTTACACAAGGTAACCCAGAAATTTTAAGTTTCACGATGATGGGTGAAGGGGTAAGAAAGGATGACGGTATATTCTATACCGAAGTCGACGAGAAATATTATGAGTATTCGAAAGAAATGATCGCAAACTGGCTCGATCCGAATACGACGGAAGAAACACTGCTCAAGCCGGAGGATTTTAACAAAGAAGACGAAACCGAGAGCGATGTTACAGAGAGCAACGAAACCGTATCTTCTCAATCTCAATAA
- a CDS encoding D-alanyl-D-alanine carboxypeptidase family protein — protein sequence MKKWILRSSAIVVILALFVIIIRPGILVGKPAIQSNAALLMDVNTGEVIMNMNGDVPLPTGSITKLMTQLIIMDELSAGHISWEDQVEISQNASEVEGQQVALRPGDQVTVRELLEVVSVYSANDAIVALAEHALGSEDVFIDRMNDKAKELGLSVHTIYHNVTGNTSSAGGPTDNYMTASDIALLSAHLIQEHPEILKMASRPQVELRGKGLYMSNTNWMLEEISGPYSYEGVDGLRTGYTEEAGYCYAGTAEQNGKRLVAVVLGAESQEQRFNEARDLLNYGYSHGYTTGGWHKQWALALRQAVDRTI from the coding sequence ATGAAAAAATGGATCCTGCGAAGCAGTGCTATAGTCGTTATTCTTGCACTGTTTGTGATTATCATCAGACCAGGCATATTAGTAGGTAAGCCTGCCATTCAATCGAATGCTGCACTGTTGATGGACGTAAATACAGGGGAAGTCATTATGAATATGAACGGTGATGTTCCGTTGCCAACAGGAAGTATCACCAAATTGATGACCCAGCTGATTATTATGGATGAGCTTTCCGCAGGACATATTTCTTGGGAGGATCAAGTTGAAATCAGCCAAAATGCCAGCGAAGTAGAAGGGCAGCAGGTGGCGCTTCGCCCTGGAGATCAAGTTACAGTACGAGAGCTGCTTGAAGTTGTATCGGTATATTCCGCTAATGATGCGATTGTTGCTCTTGCTGAGCACGCCTTAGGATCTGAGGATGTATTCATTGATCGAATGAATGACAAGGCCAAAGAATTAGGGCTCTCGGTCCATACGATATATCATAATGTAACAGGCAATACTTCCTCGGCAGGCGGCCCTACAGACAATTATATGACCGCCAGTGATATTGCGTTATTATCAGCCCATCTCATCCAAGAGCATCCGGAAATTTTGAAGATGGCAAGTCGTCCGCAGGTTGAATTAAGGGGTAAAGGACTCTACATGAGCAATACCAACTGGATGCTGGAAGAGATCAGCGGACCTTATTCCTATGAAGGGGTAGATGGCCTCAGAACAGGATATACAGAGGAAGCCGGATATTGCTATGCCGGTACGGCCGAGCAGAACGGTAAGCGGCTAGTTGCAGTCGTGCTTGGTGCAGAATCACAGGAACAACGATTTAATGAAGCTAGGGATTTGCTAAACTACGGATACTCACACGGATACACGACGGGAGGCTGGCATAAGCAGTGGGCATTGGCACTGCGGCAGGCCGTCGATCGAACCATATAA
- the dnaB gene encoding replicative DNA helicase: MGGEIYFDRVPPQNLEAEQAVLGAILIQSEALITSMERVTTDDFYDKPHQLIYEAMIELGEGNQPIDLITLTSLLQDKGQLDEIGGVTYLAKLAHAVPTAANVDYYAQIIEEKSMLRRLIRTATQIVSEGYAGGEDVSGMLSDAERRILEISNRRSSSGFIAIRDVVMEVFEKVESLYQNKGNTTGIPSGFVDLDKMTSGFQRNDLIIVAARPSVGKTAFALNIAQNVAVRANETVAIFSLEMSAAQLVQRMICAEANLDAGVMRNGEFKSDDDWSKLTMGIAALSEAEIYIDDTPGITVADIRAKCRRLKKEKGLGMIVIDYLQLIQGRGKAGENRQQEVSEISRTLKQIARELDVPVIALSQLSRGVEQRQDKRPMMSDLRESGSIEQDADIVAFLYRDDYYNQETEKKNIIEIIIAKQRNGPVGTVELVFLKNFNKFVNYERVHSDAFAG; this comes from the coding sequence ATGGGCGGCGAGATTTATTTTGATCGTGTTCCGCCGCAAAACCTGGAAGCCGAGCAAGCGGTTCTAGGTGCAATTCTTATTCAATCGGAAGCACTCATCACTTCGATGGAGCGAGTGACGACCGATGATTTCTACGACAAGCCCCATCAGCTGATCTATGAAGCAATGATTGAGCTTGGAGAAGGCAATCAGCCCATTGATCTTATTACACTGACCTCTCTCCTGCAGGATAAAGGGCAGCTTGATGAGATCGGCGGGGTAACCTATTTGGCCAAGCTGGCACATGCGGTGCCGACCGCAGCTAATGTTGATTATTATGCACAGATCATCGAGGAAAAATCGATGCTGCGCAGACTCATTCGCACAGCGACGCAGATCGTTAGCGAAGGCTATGCCGGCGGCGAAGACGTATCCGGCATGCTCAGCGATGCAGAGCGGCGTATTCTGGAGATCTCGAACCGGCGCTCAAGCAGCGGGTTCATCGCCATTCGTGATGTCGTCATGGAGGTCTTCGAGAAGGTAGAGTCACTGTATCAGAACAAGGGGAATACGACAGGAATTCCTTCGGGCTTCGTTGATCTGGACAAGATGACAAGCGGATTCCAGCGGAATGATCTTATTATTGTGGCTGCCCGTCCTTCGGTAGGGAAGACGGCATTTGCACTGAACATTGCTCAGAACGTAGCGGTTAGAGCGAACGAGACCGTAGCGATCTTCAGTCTTGAGATGTCCGCTGCACAGCTGGTACAGCGTATGATCTGTGCGGAAGCCAATCTCGATGCTGGCGTGATGCGGAACGGGGAGTTTAAAAGTGATGACGACTGGTCCAAGCTGACCATGGGCATCGCTGCTCTGTCAGAAGCCGAAATTTATATTGATGATACACCAGGGATTACTGTGGCTGATATTCGTGCCAAATGCCGCCGTCTGAAGAAGGAAAAAGGGCTCGGGATGATCGTCATCGACTACCTGCAGCTGATTCAGGGACGGGGCAAGGCCGGCGAGAACCGGCAGCAGGAAGTATCAGAGATCTCTCGTACGCTCAAGCAGATTGCACGGGAGCTAGACGTTCCGGTCATTGCTCTGTCACAGCTCAGCCGGGGTGTCGAGCAGCGCCAAGATAAACGGCCGATGATGAGTGACCTTCGGGAATCCGGTTCAATCGAGCAGGATGCCGATATTGTAGCCTTCTTGTATCGTGATGATTACTACAATCAGGAGACGGAGAAGAAGAATATCATTGAGATTATTATAGCCAAGCAGCGTAATGGTCCCGTGGGCACTGTCGAGCTGGTCTTCTTGAAGAACTTCAATAAATTCGTTAATTATGAACGTGTGCATTCGGATGCCTTTGCCGGGTGA
- a CDS encoding CBS domain-containing protein — MNIAFFLLPKQEVATVTSDATLRQTLERMEYHRFTAVPILSKDGKYEGTVTEGDLLWHMKNSRGEITFENASKYVLKDVPLRLHIKPVSIDANMEDLIKLAKVQNFVPVVDDMQRFIGIVRRSQIIEYCEDVMSRGSVKSDANL, encoded by the coding sequence ATGAATATTGCTTTTTTCTTGCTTCCGAAACAAGAGGTGGCGACAGTAACCTCGGATGCAACGCTCAGACAGACCCTTGAACGGATGGAATATCACAGATTTACAGCGGTACCGATTCTCAGCAAGGACGGTAAGTACGAAGGTACGGTGACAGAGGGAGACCTGCTGTGGCATATGAAGAATTCCAGAGGAGAGATTACATTTGAAAACGCTTCAAAATATGTGCTGAAGGATGTACCCTTGCGCTTACATATCAAGCCTGTATCGATTGATGCCAACATGGAGGATTTGATCAAGCTGGCGAAGGTTCAGAATTTTGTTCCTGTCGTGGATGATATGCAGCGGTTCATCGGGATCGTACGACGGAGCCAGATTATTGAGTATTGTGAAGATGTCATGTCTAGAGGTTCTGTGAAATCTGATGCAAATTTATAA
- a CDS encoding DHH family phosphoesterase, whose protein sequence is MPKFLLKRWHGYQTVWAFALLLILDAFLVAYNWPLGLVCFVLIAVLGFIMVKKEFVFRRELVDYMGSLNLRIKRVEGEVSASIPLGIVLYSEDRSIEWHNPYVSRMFEEKTLIGSELTSFFPQLPFKQKDKKDGSKENVHGNAHEIRFEYQTLDRVYELFHYPEERLIYIYEITELATLREKYENEKIALGIIMLDNLDEASQGMDDQQRTALIARVASEITAWAKDYHIYLRRLSSERYLMVLHYSSLQQLEMSRFVILDNIREMTADLKVPMTLSVGLAFGSENIRELGELAQSSLDMALGRGGDQAAVKAGQRLSFYGGKTNAVEKRTRVRARVIAHALRDLMQESDRVFIMGHKMPDMDAIGASIGLWKAANLYHVECYIVLDSSNPSIDRLMEQVKKDERLMEAFILPEEAMQMMTEHSLLVVVDTHKASMTIEPKLVDSISRVVVVDHHRRGEEFINDAVLIYLEPYASSAAELVTELLQYIHDKLQLTPLEATALLAGITVDTKHFAMHTGSRTFEAAGYLRRNGADSMLVQRLLKEDLQEYIAKAEIIKHAKMMYGHIAVAVTEPGQVIPQLLIAQVADSLLNMTDVVASFVVSERPDGVIGISARSLGKMNVQVVMERLGGGGHLTNAAVQLEMSIGEAEEKLLEVLAEIEKEEGLFE, encoded by the coding sequence ATGCCTAAATTTCTGTTAAAGCGTTGGCACGGTTATCAGACCGTCTGGGCGTTTGCTTTATTATTAATACTGGATGCATTTCTGGTTGCATATAACTGGCCGCTGGGTCTGGTTTGCTTCGTTCTTATCGCTGTACTCGGATTTATCATGGTCAAGAAAGAGTTCGTATTTCGAAGAGAACTGGTCGATTACATGGGCAGTCTGAATCTTCGGATCAAAAGAGTTGAAGGCGAAGTGTCTGCGAGCATTCCGCTTGGCATCGTGCTGTACAGTGAGGACCGTTCGATTGAATGGCATAATCCTTATGTATCCAGAATGTTTGAAGAGAAGACGCTGATCGGGAGTGAACTGACTTCTTTTTTTCCGCAGCTTCCATTCAAGCAGAAGGATAAGAAGGATGGCAGCAAGGAAAATGTGCATGGGAACGCTCATGAAATCAGATTTGAGTATCAAACGCTGGATCGGGTGTATGAGCTATTTCATTATCCCGAGGAACGGCTCATTTACATTTATGAGATAACAGAGCTCGCTACCTTGCGAGAGAAATACGAGAATGAGAAGATTGCACTAGGCATCATCATGCTCGATAATCTGGATGAAGCGTCGCAGGGGATGGATGATCAGCAGCGTACAGCACTCATTGCCCGTGTTGCCAGTGAGATTACAGCTTGGGCTAAGGATTATCATATCTATCTAAGAAGATTATCGTCCGAACGATACCTTATGGTGCTTCATTACAGCTCACTTCAGCAGCTGGAGATGAGCAGATTTGTTATATTGGACAATATCCGGGAGATGACGGCAGATCTGAAGGTACCGATGACACTGAGTGTGGGACTCGCCTTTGGATCAGAGAATATCCGGGAGCTGGGTGAGCTGGCTCAGTCGTCCCTTGATATGGCACTTGGCCGGGGCGGGGATCAGGCAGCGGTGAAGGCGGGACAGCGTCTTTCTTTTTACGGCGGTAAGACCAATGCAGTGGAGAAGAGAACCCGGGTCAGAGCCAGAGTGATTGCCCATGCCCTGCGTGATTTGATGCAGGAGAGCGATCGCGTCTTCATCATGGGGCACAAAATGCCAGATATGGATGCGATCGGTGCTTCCATTGGACTATGGAAAGCTGCTAATCTATATCATGTAGAGTGCTATATTGTGCTCGATTCTTCCAATCCATCCATCGATCGTTTGATGGAGCAGGTGAAGAAGGATGAGCGGCTGATGGAGGCATTTATTCTGCCTGAGGAAGCCATGCAGATGATGACCGAGCATAGCCTGCTCGTTGTCGTGGATACACATAAGGCCTCCATGACCATTGAGCCGAAGCTGGTGGACTCCATTTCCAGAGTTGTTGTGGTGGATCATCACCGCAGAGGCGAGGAATTTATTAATGATGCTGTGCTGATCTATCTGGAGCCGTATGCTTCATCGGCAGCAGAACTGGTCACAGAGCTGCTGCAGTATATTCATGATAAGCTGCAGCTCACTCCACTTGAGGCAACGGCATTACTGGCAGGAATTACGGTGGATACGAAGCATTTTGCCATGCACACCGGTTCAAGAACGTTTGAGGCGGCAGGATACTTGCGTAGAAACGGTGCGGATTCCATGCTGGTTCAGCGGCTGCTGAAGGAAGATTTACAGGAATATATTGCGAAAGCAGAAATCATAAAACATGCTAAAATGATGTATGGGCATATTGCGGTCGCTGTGACAGAGCCGGGACAGGTGATCCCGCAGCTTCTGATTGCACAGGTAGCCGACTCGCTGCTCAACATGACGGATGTCGTTGCTTCATTTGTTGTCAGTGAACGGCCGGACGGCGTAATTGGTATTAGTGCCCGTTCACTTGGTAAGATGAATGTACAGGTTGTCATGGAACGCTTGGGGGGCGGAGGTCATTTGACCAATGCTGCCGTACAGCTGGAAATGTCAATTGGGGAAGCAGAAGAAAAATTGCTGGAAGTATTGGCTGAAATCGAGAAGGAAGAGGGGTTGTTCGAATGA
- a CDS encoding DUF2232 domain-containing protein produces MKFRWKTAVWSLIYLLLLLSLLTPLTAISVFLIILPGVILYTSLNLKSFLVHVIPVLLIGLIISPIYLIFGIFFLIPAIVIGHCYKKQKPALNTLVLGTGTILAEFLLLLLISTTLFQIDFSEYIRETIEFTMTPVTESGGNNALTNGLVMDEEMAEAVSSATVQMIPFALIVTSLVMASLTHVIARPILGRMGIRVNRLKPIREWRLPKSLIWYYFLGIILQLVAGNTDNGFLTMIALNFSPLINFCFMIQAIGFFFFAAHARSWHPVIPYLLAVATFLIGPMRIIGIIDLAFPLREAISKPKR; encoded by the coding sequence TTGAAATTCCGCTGGAAAACAGCTGTATGGAGTCTGATCTATCTGCTTCTGTTATTATCACTGTTAACTCCTTTAACAGCGATTAGTGTGTTTCTGATTATTTTACCAGGGGTTATACTTTATACCTCATTAAATTTGAAGTCATTCTTAGTACATGTTATACCCGTACTCTTGATTGGGCTAATCATAAGTCCGATTTATTTAATTTTCGGGATATTTTTCTTGATTCCAGCGATCGTAATCGGTCATTGTTATAAGAAGCAAAAGCCTGCGTTAAATACCTTAGTGCTTGGAACAGGCACAATCCTGGCTGAATTTTTGCTATTGCTCTTGATCAGTACAACCTTGTTCCAGATTGATTTTTCTGAATATATTCGTGAAACGATTGAGTTTACGATGACACCGGTAACCGAATCGGGCGGTAACAACGCCTTGACGAATGGATTGGTAATGGATGAAGAAATGGCCGAGGCAGTGAGCAGCGCGACCGTTCAGATGATTCCTTTTGCGCTTATCGTCACTTCACTGGTTATGGCTTCTCTAACCCATGTTATTGCTCGTCCTATTCTAGGCCGCATGGGAATCCGGGTGAACCGGCTCAAGCCAATCCGCGAGTGGAGACTACCGAAATCCCTGATATGGTACTATTTCTTGGGCATTATTCTTCAGCTGGTAGCTGGCAATACAGACAACGGCTTTCTAACGATGATTGCACTCAACTTCTCACCGCTGATTAATTTCTGCTTCATGATTCAAGCCATCGGATTTTTCTTTTTTGCTGCACATGCGAGATCATGGCATCCGGTCATTCCGTATCTGCTCGCTGTTGCCACGTTTCTGATTGGACCCATGCGGATTATCGGAATCATAGACCTTGCCTTCCCGCTCCGTGAAGCCATTTCGAAACCAAAACGATAG
- a CDS encoding ABC transporter ATP-binding protein has product MTEVTSATVTEARLSHLAEPLMEVKNLKKYFPITGGVFQRHVGDVKAVDDVSFTIYRGESFGLVGESGCGKSTIGRTILRLLEKTEGSVLFKGQDIHKLSKQQLRSIRPQMQIVFQDPFSSLNPRIKVGEAIGEALLDHKLIPKKELRERVEEILRICGLSSYHYNRFPHEFSGGQRQRIGIARALILNPDFIVADEPVSALDVSIQAQIINLLSDLQAEKQLTYLFISHDLSVVEHLCNRIGVMYLGSMVEMASKDDLFQNPLHPYTKALLSAVPIPDPTIKRERIVLKGDIPSPANPPSGCKFHTRCPLASDICKQEIPEYRNMGNDHYVACHFA; this is encoded by the coding sequence ATGACAGAAGTAACTAGTGCGACAGTAACTGAAGCAAGACTAAGTCATTTAGCAGAACCGCTTATGGAGGTCAAAAACCTCAAGAAGTACTTTCCGATCACAGGCGGTGTTTTTCAGCGCCATGTGGGGGATGTAAAGGCGGTAGATGATGTATCATTTACGATCTATAGAGGGGAATCCTTCGGACTAGTCGGCGAGTCTGGCTGCGGCAAGAGTACGATCGGCAGAACCATTCTTCGTCTGTTGGAGAAAACAGAGGGAAGTGTTCTTTTTAAAGGTCAGGACATCCATAAGCTGTCTAAGCAGCAGCTAAGAAGCATCCGTCCACAGATGCAGATTGTATTTCAAGACCCGTTCAGCTCCCTGAATCCACGGATTAAAGTTGGAGAAGCGATTGGCGAGGCGCTGCTGGATCATAAGCTGATTCCCAAAAAAGAGCTTCGGGAGCGTGTAGAAGAAATTCTTCGTATCTGTGGTCTGTCGAGCTACCATTACAATCGTTTCCCGCATGAATTCTCAGGCGGTCAGCGTCAGCGTATCGGTATAGCGCGCGCGCTCATCCTTAATCCTGATTTTATTGTGGCGGACGAGCCTGTATCTGCTCTGGACGTATCGATCCAGGCTCAGATCATTAACTTGCTGAGTGATCTGCAGGCAGAGAAACAGCTCACTTATTTGTTCATATCCCATGATCTTAGTGTTGTCGAGCACTTGTGCAACCGAATCGGAGTGATGTATCTGGGATCGATGGTAGAGATGGCCAGTAAGGATGATCTATTCCAGAATCCACTGCATCCTTACACCAAAGCACTGCTGTCAGCTGTACCGATTCCAGATCCGACGATTAAACGGGAGAGAATTGTGCTGAAAGGCGATATCCCTAGCCCGGCGAATCCGCCTTCGGGCTGCAAGTTCCATACCCGCTGCCCGCTCGCTTCGGATATTTGCAAGCAGGAAATTCCAGAGTACCGCAACATGGGTAATGATCACTATGTCGCTTGCCATTTTGCATAA
- a CDS encoding MazG-like family protein, protein MPKELDVAKRAKVIEWLKTEVLDQVSRLFKALWEGSNARISDSLASLIMSSYILGRRLGISFKDMDDLLVDKLKKHKKEGHQLEDWYQDISALEDHMRKR, encoded by the coding sequence ATGCCAAAAGAACTAGATGTCGCAAAGCGCGCAAAAGTGATTGAATGGCTCAAAACCGAAGTGCTGGATCAAGTGTCACGATTGTTCAAGGCTCTATGGGAAGGAAGCAACGCTCGAATCAGTGACAGCCTTGCGAGTCTTATCATGAGCAGCTATATTCTTGGACGGAGGCTCGGCATATCGTTTAAAGATATGGATGACCTGCTCGTTGACAAGCTCAAGAAACACAAGAAGGAAGGTCACCAGCTTGAGGACTGGTACCAGGACATTTCCGCTCTCGAAGACCATATGCGTAAGAGGTGA
- the rplI gene encoding 50S ribosomal protein L9: MKVIFIKDVKGQGKKGQVKEVSEGYASNFLLPRGLARAATDGNMKTLENQNAAEEKRKQQEKDDAAALGKKLEEATIVLKAKAGEGGRLFGAITSKQIAEALAGQGFKVDKRKIELDEPIRNLGVTQVPVKLHPDVKATLKVQVTEE, translated from the coding sequence ATGAAAGTCATTTTTATAAAAGATGTAAAAGGTCAAGGGAAAAAAGGTCAAGTTAAAGAGGTATCCGAAGGATACGCATCTAACTTTTTGCTGCCAAGAGGTTTAGCACGTGCGGCTACGGATGGCAATATGAAAACATTAGAGAACCAGAACGCGGCTGAAGAGAAGCGCAAGCAGCAGGAGAAGGACGATGCAGCAGCACTGGGCAAGAAGCTTGAAGAGGCAACCATCGTGCTGAAGGCGAAAGCCGGAGAAGGCGGACGCCTATTCGGAGCAATTACGAGCAAGCAGATCGCAGAAGCACTTGCCGGGCAAGGCTTTAAAGTGGATAAACGCAAAATTGAACTGGACGAGCCAATCCGTAACTTGGGAGTGACTCAGGTTCCGGTTAAGCTCCACCCTGATGTCAAAGCTACGCTCAAGGTCCAAGTAACGGAGGAATAG
- a CDS encoding MFS transporter, with product MKKQLQWPLIIFAVGVFMAALDNGIITSSLTTLNASFGVSPNWGAWTITLYTLGLAISVPIAGKLSDRYGRKKLFMIEVALFGLGSLLVALSPNFILFLGARLIQALGGGGIFIIASSYVLSTYPKEKQGGALGMLGAMNGVAAVLGPNVGSLLLQLTGNWHWLFLINVPIAILLLFLGYRFIHEEQELSTAKMDWIGVSLLSLGVLGVMFSFTNLEGVSLLTSMGEPGFYGYFAGGLIMLILFYFWEKRMELQGASPVISTQMLRVPSFLWTLLIAFFSGAILASVIFIPGFVEQYLGVSSTASGYWFTPLALAAGVGSALGGMYVDRKGPIWTLAVAGLISAFGFLLFALWVDSLWEMVVSSLFVGLGFSVMLGAPVNVLITEDAKDSERGIALATSSLFRQMAMAIAPTVFAGFLARSFSSFGANIEASFAEEGIQADPAILQQYMGETQSASTDVNSIREAFASIPDTSISDALTQALELTVNQGYSRLFWSALIFSVLTAAASLVTGKIRSKKRSQREQSTQTSHL from the coding sequence ATGAAAAAGCAATTACAATGGCCGCTTATTATTTTTGCGGTCGGTGTGTTCATGGCTGCCTTGGATAATGGCATTATTACTTCCTCTTTAACAACACTAAACGCTTCATTCGGTGTATCACCGAACTGGGGAGCATGGACCATCACTTTATACACACTAGGCCTGGCCATAAGTGTACCGATTGCAGGCAAGCTGTCGGACCGATATGGGCGGAAGAAGCTGTTTATGATCGAAGTGGCTTTATTCGGGCTTGGATCATTGCTCGTTGCATTGAGCCCAAACTTCATATTGTTCTTGGGTGCCAGACTAATTCAGGCTTTAGGAGGCGGCGGAATATTCATTATTGCAAGCTCTTATGTGCTCAGTACCTATCCTAAAGAGAAACAAGGCGGGGCACTAGGGATGCTGGGTGCGATGAATGGAGTAGCTGCCGTACTGGGGCCTAATGTCGGTTCTCTGCTGCTTCAGCTCACGGGTAACTGGCACTGGTTGTTTCTCATTAATGTGCCTATTGCGATACTTCTACTATTTCTCGGCTACAGATTCATTCATGAGGAGCAGGAGCTGAGCACAGCGAAGATGGATTGGATCGGTGTCAGTCTGCTCTCCTTAGGGGTACTCGGTGTCATGTTCAGCTTCACGAACCTGGAAGGAGTCAGCCTATTGACCAGCATGGGCGAGCCTGGATTTTATGGTTATTTTGCTGGCGGGTTAATCATGCTGATTCTATTTTATTTTTGGGAGAAAAGAATGGAGCTTCAAGGAGCAAGTCCGGTCATTTCCACGCAAATGCTGCGAGTGCCGTCCTTTTTATGGACCCTGCTCATCGCCTTTTTTTCGGGTGCGATCCTGGCGTCTGTCATTTTCATTCCGGGATTCGTGGAGCAGTATCTTGGTGTATCCAGCACGGCATCCGGGTATTGGTTTACTCCGCTCGCCCTCGCTGCTGGTGTCGGTTCAGCGCTCGGCGGGATGTATGTAGATCGCAAAGGGCCGATCTGGACTCTAGCGGTAGCTGGTTTAATAAGTGCGTTTGGCTTCCTTCTATTTGCTCTATGGGTCGACAGCTTATGGGAAATGGTCGTTTCAAGCCTGTTTGTCGGGCTTGGATTTAGTGTGATGCTGGGAGCGCCGGTCAATGTGCTCATTACCGAGGATGCCAAGGACTCAGAACGCGGCATTGCGCTTGCAACCAGTTCTTTATTCAGGCAGATGGCGATGGCCATTGCACCAACGGTCTTTGCCGGCTTTCTCGCTCGTTCCTTCTCAAGCTTCGGTGCCAACATAGAGGCAAGTTTTGCAGAAGAGGGGATTCAGGCAGATCCCGCTATCCTGCAGCAATATATGGGAGAAACGCAGTCGGCTTCAACCGATGTGAATTCCATTCGTGAAGCCTTCGCTTCCATTCCGGATACCTCCATATCGGATGCATTAACACAGGCACTTGAACTGACGGTGAACCAAGGGTACAGCCGATTATTCTGGTCCGCTCTGATCTTCAGTGTTCTTACGGCAGCAGCCTCACTGGTGACGGGAAAGATACGCAGCAAGAAGAGAAGTCAAAGGGAGCAAAGCACACAGACATCTCATCTATAA